From Erwinia pyri, a single genomic window includes:
- a CDS encoding LysR family transcriptional regulator yields MELKWFEDFLSVARCSTFTRAADERHITQSALSRRIRQLEEWLGVPLFCRKTYPVTLTPEGQAFLITASETVFSLSHLRSDLHQRYEKRTSVLRFAMLNTLSLTFFPDWIEQLKQQRQLGYIRLCDQKPTFVEHIALLHSDETDFLLTYAHDSVALIQQLKHYPMLQLGTERAIAVCRPDSAGKPLYPIGVNNDPIPFLSYGHHSFFAHALAHSEPINSLPLEAIYENGMSINLKAMAMAGSGVAWLPESLLTAELASGALVRAGGTCWDMPLDIRLYRQPVLRAGSAETFWQCARECEQTPSAA; encoded by the coding sequence ATGGAATTGAAATGGTTCGAAGATTTCCTGAGTGTTGCACGCTGCTCTACCTTCACCCGCGCCGCCGACGAGCGGCACATTACCCAGTCCGCGCTCAGCCGTCGTATTCGTCAGCTGGAGGAGTGGCTGGGCGTCCCGCTCTTCTGTCGCAAGACTTACCCGGTAACCTTAACGCCTGAAGGTCAGGCCTTCCTGATCACCGCCAGCGAAACGGTCTTCTCCCTGAGCCATCTGCGCAGCGATCTGCATCAGCGCTATGAAAAACGCACCTCCGTATTGCGCTTTGCCATGCTGAATACCCTGTCGCTGACCTTTTTCCCCGACTGGATAGAGCAGCTGAAGCAACAGAGGCAGCTGGGCTACATCCGGCTTTGCGATCAAAAACCCACTTTTGTAGAGCATATTGCTCTGCTGCATTCGGACGAGACTGACTTCCTGCTGACCTATGCCCACGACTCGGTGGCGTTGATCCAGCAGTTAAAACACTATCCGATGCTACAACTCGGCACGGAGCGGGCCATTGCGGTCTGTCGTCCGGACAGTGCAGGCAAGCCGCTCTATCCCATTGGCGTGAATAACGATCCCATACCGTTCCTCAGCTATGGCCATCACTCCTTCTTCGCCCATGCGCTGGCCCACTCCGAGCCGATCAACTCGCTGCCGCTGGAAGCGATTTATGAAAACGGTATGTCGATCAACCTCAAGGCGATGGCGATGGCTGGCAGCGGCGTGGCCTGGCTGCCGGAGAGCCTGCTCACGGCCGAACTAGCCAGCGGCGCGCTGGTGCGGGCAGGCGGCACCTGCTGGGATATGCCGCTGGATATCCGGCTTTATCGCCAGCCGGTGCTGCGGGCGGGATCTGCAGAAACGTTCTGGCAATGCGCGCGGGAGTGCGAGCAAACGCCCTCTGCCGCCTGA
- the yacL gene encoding protein YacL, producing the protein MEYEFLRDLTGGVKVRMSMGHEAVGHWFNEEVEGNLALLDEVEAAVKEVKGSERQWQRIGHEYTLWLDEEEVIVRANLLSVEGDEMEEGMNYYDEESLCFCGVEDFLAVIAAYRAFLQGR; encoded by the coding sequence ATGGAATATGAATTTTTACGCGACCTTACCGGCGGGGTGAAGGTACGCATGTCGATGGGACATGAAGCGGTCGGCCACTGGTTTAATGAGGAAGTGGAAGGCAACCTGGCGCTGCTGGATGAGGTAGAGGCCGCCGTTAAAGAGGTGAAAGGCAGCGAACGGCAGTGGCAGCGCATCGGCCATGAATATACGCTGTGGCTGGATGAAGAAGAGGTTATCGTCCGGGCCAACCTGCTCAGCGTGGAAGGCGACGAGATGGAGGAGGGAATGAATTACTACGACGAAGAGAGCCTGTGCTTTTGCGGCGTGGAGGATTTCCTGGCGGTGATCGCCGCTTACCGGGCGTTTTTGCAGGGGCGATAA
- a CDS encoding phosphoglycerate dehydrogenase: MKVICTSPSFAKYDQQPIRDLQAQGFELIALPADAPLSVLAPHLPDTVAMIVAFTEVNEALLALAPQLKIVCKHGVGVDNIDLKATQAREIFVTNVPDANKHAVADFAFALILNAARQITTAVTETRAGNWPRIFATDVYGKTLGIIGLGNIGKQVALRASGFAMRVIAFDFYPDEKFAAEHNIEFVTLDELTAQSDFITLHTPLTDETRNLFDAARIRQMKKSAFLINVSRGGVVSETDLYQALLDNVIAGAAADVFDHEPLAEHPLFSLPNFTPTSHIAGYTDGAISAIGERCVQQIIACIKQQQRPPNVMNSL; encoded by the coding sequence ATGAAAGTGATCTGTACTTCACCCTCATTCGCTAAATATGACCAGCAGCCGATCAGGGATCTGCAGGCGCAGGGATTTGAACTGATCGCCCTGCCTGCCGATGCTCCGCTTAGCGTACTGGCGCCGCATCTGCCCGATACCGTGGCAATGATAGTGGCGTTTACCGAGGTTAACGAGGCGCTGCTGGCGCTGGCGCCGCAGCTGAAGATCGTCTGCAAGCATGGCGTGGGCGTCGATAATATCGACCTGAAGGCTACGCAGGCCCGGGAAATCTTTGTCACCAACGTGCCGGACGCCAACAAGCATGCGGTCGCTGACTTTGCCTTTGCCCTGATCCTCAACGCCGCCCGCCAGATTACCACCGCGGTGACGGAAACCCGGGCGGGCAACTGGCCGCGTATTTTTGCCACCGATGTTTATGGCAAAACGTTAGGGATCATCGGCCTCGGTAACATTGGCAAGCAGGTCGCGCTGCGCGCCAGCGGCTTCGCTATGCGGGTTATCGCTTTTGATTTTTACCCGGACGAAAAGTTTGCTGCTGAACACAATATTGAGTTCGTCACTCTGGACGAGCTGACCGCACAGAGCGACTTCATCACGCTGCACACGCCGTTAACCGATGAAACCCGTAACCTGTTTGATGCCGCCCGCATCCGGCAGATGAAGAAATCGGCGTTTCTGATTAACGTCTCACGCGGTGGTGTAGTCAGCGAAACCGATCTTTATCAGGCGCTGCTAGACAATGTTATTGCCGGTGCCGCAGCCGATGTGTTCGACCATGAGCCTCTGGCGGAACATCCCCTCTTCTCGCTGCCAAACTTTACGCCGACCTCCCATATCGCGGGCTATACCGACGGGGCGATCAGCGCCATTGGCGAGCGCTGCGTGCAGCAGATTATTGCCTGTATTAAGCAGCAGCAGCGTCCGCCGAACGTGATGAATTCGCTTTAA
- a CDS encoding ABC transporter substrate-binding protein — MPKITTPAAALMATAVFSAASHAATPPDSLVMAWNIDAISTWDPAQIGEVVTNEIVLNTCDTLVAFDAKDEKKVVPDLAKSWDVSDDRKQITFHLQPNLKFPDGSAASAGDFAWSLQRAVKLGYGNAATLKEYGFTKENVDRTILAPDASTLVMKFDKAYPTTLILQAIAANNVATLLNRKLLEKEAVGDDLGHKYLSTHTACVGPYQLMRWNAGEGVVLQATANYWGTQPELKRILIRHVAETGTQRLLLTQGDVDIARDLSADDLKTLDEGGKVKVEKVLKPQLFFWTFNNEDPIFKNEKVRLAMRYLIDYDGLAKSVMPYLGVPRASFAQQGAFGALDAKEGQPFKLDLVKAKQLLTEAGYPDGFSASVIFGTLPHSAPIAQSIQQNAAKVGVKLTLERMANAQLFSRARGREFQSAMMAWQTSVPDAYGNASRLVYNPDNRKEARATQYPSWRAAYYDEAMNKAVNDALLEPDENKRVAMYADLQREQMQKGPMAIMFQMYNSAGISPAVKNWTWNGFRVWYGAAAK; from the coding sequence ATGCCTAAAATAACGACGCCTGCCGCAGCTCTGATGGCTACGGCTGTTTTCAGCGCGGCCTCTCACGCCGCCACGCCGCCAGATTCGCTGGTGATGGCCTGGAATATTGATGCAATCAGTACCTGGGATCCGGCACAGATTGGTGAAGTAGTGACCAATGAAATTGTGCTGAATACCTGCGATACCCTGGTTGCATTTGACGCTAAAGATGAGAAGAAAGTGGTGCCGGATCTGGCGAAAAGCTGGGACGTTTCTGACGACCGTAAGCAGATCACGTTCCATCTTCAGCCCAACCTGAAATTCCCGGACGGCTCCGCCGCCAGCGCCGGTGATTTTGCCTGGTCGCTGCAACGCGCGGTGAAGCTGGGGTATGGCAACGCCGCCACCCTGAAGGAGTATGGCTTCACCAAAGAGAACGTTGATCGGACTATCCTCGCACCGGACGCCTCCACGCTGGTGATGAAGTTCGACAAAGCCTATCCCACCACTCTGATCCTTCAGGCGATTGCCGCTAATAACGTTGCTACGCTGCTGAACCGCAAGCTACTGGAAAAAGAGGCGGTCGGTGATGACCTTGGACATAAATATCTCTCCACGCATACCGCCTGCGTTGGCCCTTACCAGCTGATGCGCTGGAACGCGGGCGAAGGGGTGGTGTTACAGGCTACCGCTAACTACTGGGGCACCCAGCCTGAGCTGAAGCGCATCCTGATCCGTCACGTAGCCGAAACCGGCACGCAGCGTCTGCTGTTAACTCAGGGGGATGTGGATATCGCCCGCGACCTCTCCGCCGATGACCTTAAAACGCTGGATGAAGGCGGCAAGGTGAAGGTGGAGAAAGTCCTCAAGCCGCAGCTCTTCTTCTGGACCTTCAACAATGAAGATCCCATCTTTAAAAATGAGAAGGTCCGGCTGGCGATGCGCTATTTGATCGATTACGACGGTCTGGCAAAAAGCGTCATGCCTTATCTGGGCGTGCCGCGCGCCAGCTTTGCGCAGCAGGGGGCGTTTGGCGCGCTGGATGCCAAAGAGGGGCAGCCGTTCAAACTCGATTTGGTTAAAGCCAAACAGCTGCTGACCGAAGCGGGCTATCCCGATGGCTTCTCGGCCTCGGTGATTTTCGGCACCCTTCCCCACTCCGCGCCTATTGCGCAGAGCATTCAGCAAAACGCGGCAAAGGTCGGCGTGAAGCTCACGCTGGAACGTATGGCGAATGCGCAGCTCTTCAGCCGTGCGCGCGGGCGTGAGTTCCAGAGTGCGATGATGGCCTGGCAGACCTCCGTACCGGACGCCTACGGCAACGCCTCCCGCCTGGTGTATAACCCGGATAATCGCAAAGAAGCCCGCGCCACGCAGTATCCGAGCTGGCGCGCCGCTTACTACGATGAAGCGATGAACAAAGCGGTCAACGACGCACTGCTGGAGCCGGATGAGAACAAACGTGTTGCCATGTATGCCGACCTGCAGCGTGAGCAGATGCAGAAAGGCCCGATGGCGATCATGTTCCAGATGTACAACTCCGCAGGCATCAGCCCGGCGGTGAAGAACTGGACGTGGAACGGGTTCCGCGTGTGGTACGGCGCTGCGGCTAAATAA
- a CDS encoding ABC transporter permease: MTDSVNKSLPVPARSTLRSWLSAPVPGSPFQARMQQLWIQWLRFCANHSALFGLVVLLVILFAALFAPWLTHHDIFAQDLTHRLQPPSASFWLGTDELGRDIYSRLLYGARITLYIACLTAVIITPLGLIVGTSAGYLGGWVDTVLMRLVDIFLAFPSLILALAFVAALGPGIENAIIAISLSSWPPIARLARAETLSIRKMDYIAAVRLQGASSLHIILRHIIPMCLPSVVVRVTLNMAAIILTAAGLGFLGLGAQAPSPEWGAMLASGREFMLNNGWIAAIPGLAILFTSLAFNLLGDGLRDVMDLRHD; encoded by the coding sequence ATGACCGACTCTGTGAACAAATCGCTGCCGGTGCCTGCCCGTTCAACCTTACGCAGCTGGCTCAGCGCGCCCGTACCCGGCTCCCCTTTTCAGGCACGGATGCAGCAGCTCTGGATCCAGTGGCTGCGCTTTTGCGCCAACCACTCCGCGCTGTTTGGTCTGGTGGTACTGCTGGTGATCCTCTTTGCCGCGCTGTTCGCGCCCTGGCTCACTCATCACGATATCTTTGCGCAGGATCTGACGCATCGCCTGCAGCCGCCCAGCGCCAGCTTCTGGCTGGGCACCGATGAGCTGGGACGCGATATCTACAGCCGCCTGCTCTATGGCGCGCGGATTACGCTCTATATCGCCTGTCTGACCGCCGTCATTATCACGCCGCTTGGTCTGATCGTCGGCACCAGCGCAGGGTACCTGGGCGGCTGGGTGGATACGGTGCTGATGCGCCTGGTTGATATTTTCCTCGCCTTCCCCAGTCTGATCCTTGCGCTGGCGTTTGTGGCCGCCCTGGGGCCGGGGATCGAGAATGCAATTATTGCGATTTCGCTCTCTTCCTGGCCGCCGATTGCGCGTCTGGCGCGGGCCGAAACCCTCTCTATCCGCAAAATGGATTACATTGCCGCCGTACGTTTGCAGGGCGCCAGCTCGCTGCACATCATCCTGCGTCACATCATTCCGATGTGCCTGCCTTCGGTGGTGGTACGCGTTACGCTGAATATGGCCGCCATTATTCTGACCGCGGCGGGACTCGGTTTCCTTGGCCTGGGCGCGCAGGCACCCAGCCCGGAATGGGGAGCGATGCTCGCCTCTGGCCGTGAATTTATGCTGAACAATGGCTGGATAGCCGCCATTCCGGGGCTGGCTATTTTGTTCACCAGCCTGGCCTTTAATCTGCTGGGCGATGGCCTGCGTGACGTAATGGATCTCCGCCATGACTGA
- a CDS encoding dihydrodipicolinate synthase family protein: MSKKITGVLTAIVTPFTAEGDYNEPAMRQQIQRQLAAGNGIFCGGTNGEFFVLNEQEKLAVTRTCVEEVAGKAFVVAHIGEISTRETIRLGRQVAALGVDAVSVITPYFVPLKQQELIAHYEAVADALDVPVFLYNIPARTGNTLQPESVRTLAAHPNIIGIKDSAGSYESLSGFLKAAEGMENFDVLNGPDSLIHQGFVEGCSACISGLANVAPKEINAIWAHFSAGDIEGSRKAQENVTGLRTDLYSVAFSPAAVKKAVALMGHDVGESRYAVRFSAEEEQRIRQIVNQYTQ, translated from the coding sequence ATGAGCAAAAAAATTACCGGCGTGCTGACCGCTATCGTCACTCCGTTCACTGCGGAAGGCGACTACAACGAACCGGCAATGCGCCAGCAAATTCAGCGTCAGCTGGCGGCCGGCAACGGCATTTTCTGCGGCGGCACCAACGGCGAGTTTTTCGTACTGAATGAGCAGGAAAAGCTGGCCGTTACCAGAACCTGCGTGGAAGAGGTGGCAGGAAAAGCCTTTGTTGTGGCGCATATTGGCGAGATCTCCACCCGTGAAACAATTCGCCTTGGCAGGCAGGTGGCGGCGCTGGGCGTTGACGCTGTGTCAGTCATTACGCCCTATTTTGTCCCGCTTAAGCAGCAAGAGCTGATCGCCCATTACGAAGCGGTGGCAGACGCGCTGGATGTGCCGGTTTTCCTCTACAACATTCCGGCTCGTACCGGCAATACGCTGCAGCCAGAGAGCGTGCGTACCCTGGCAGCACACCCGAACATCATTGGTATTAAAGACAGCGCGGGCAGCTATGAAAGCCTGAGCGGCTTCCTGAAGGCGGCAGAAGGCATGGAGAATTTCGACGTACTCAACGGCCCCGACTCGCTGATCCATCAGGGCTTTGTTGAGGGTTGTTCCGCCTGCATCTCCGGGTTGGCTAACGTGGCCCCCAAAGAGATCAACGCTATCTGGGCGCACTTCAGCGCCGGGGATATTGAGGGGTCACGCAAGGCGCAGGAGAACGTCACCGGCCTGCGTACCGATCTCTACAGCGTCGCCTTCTCCCCTGCCGCGGTGAAAAAAGCCGTGGCGTTAATGGGCCATGATGTGGGTGAAAGCCGCTATGCCGTGCGCTTCAGCGCTGAAGAAGAGCAGCGCATTCGCCAGATCGTGAATCAGTATACCCAATAA
- a CDS encoding Nramp family divalent metal transporter yields MSTSQQEVNIPAADHQLPTTVRGYVRSFGPGLVLAMTFLGTGDLVASTVAGANYGYDLLWTLVIALLARGFMISYIAKYTLMNRFGDNDIVQGYKRVWRGFPLFFGILIAIVALVVQMSFLRAGAVGLYQLFNKTGGETWGVFLWSVVIVAITLLMMMTRNQYRHLETLARIASVIMIGSFLFAMYKVGHFDFSGFMNGLTFGLPENAGPFFAVFIAVSTIGAIGGSTSNLLYPGFMRDKGWTGPKYRKLQQLDLLFGMLPMLVINVLFWSVAAEVVHGSGNTIADENNLSAMMSSVVGPAGPYLLWTCIFLASFTSFPSQARGFCSLIFSCVHHSGKLSERYATPDDNPWFKRVQIAVYIILPVIVTLPGAPDLVVLNILGTSVATSLVLPPLLIGLFIMTSRKSFMLAGQANRLWEQALLGIISLIGIWSTFEIVRNFFRQVLHIL; encoded by the coding sequence ATGAGTACATCGCAACAGGAAGTGAACATCCCGGCGGCAGATCACCAACTGCCCACCACCGTGCGCGGCTACGTGCGCAGCTTTGGGCCAGGATTAGTGCTGGCCATGACCTTTTTAGGCACCGGCGATCTCGTCGCCTCCACCGTGGCGGGCGCCAACTATGGCTACGATCTGCTCTGGACGCTGGTGATAGCCCTGCTGGCCCGCGGGTTTATGATCTCTTATATCGCCAAATACACGCTGATGAACCGCTTCGGTGATAACGATATTGTGCAGGGTTACAAGCGGGTCTGGCGCGGGTTTCCGCTGTTTTTCGGTATCCTGATCGCCATTGTGGCGCTGGTCGTGCAGATGAGTTTTCTGCGCGCAGGCGCGGTGGGTCTCTATCAATTGTTCAATAAGACGGGCGGAGAAACCTGGGGCGTCTTTTTGTGGAGCGTGGTGATTGTGGCCATCACGCTGCTGATGATGATGACCCGCAATCAGTATCGCCATCTGGAAACGCTGGCGCGCATCGCTTCGGTGATCATGATTGGCTCATTCCTGTTTGCGATGTACAAAGTCGGCCATTTTGATTTCAGCGGCTTTATGAACGGGCTGACCTTCGGCCTGCCGGAAAATGCCGGCCCCTTCTTTGCGGTGTTTATCGCCGTCTCCACCATCGGCGCCATCGGGGGCTCCACCAGCAATCTGCTCTACCCCGGTTTTATGCGTGATAAGGGCTGGACCGGCCCGAAATACCGTAAGCTTCAACAGCTCGATCTGCTGTTTGGCATGCTGCCGATGCTGGTGATCAACGTGCTGTTCTGGAGCGTGGCGGCGGAGGTTGTGCATGGCTCCGGCAACACTATCGCCGATGAAAATAACCTGTCGGCCATGATGTCCAGCGTGGTGGGGCCAGCCGGACCCTATCTGCTCTGGACCTGCATCTTCCTTGCCAGCTTTACCAGCTTCCCTTCTCAGGCCCGGGGTTTTTGCTCCCTGATTTTCAGCTGCGTGCATCATTCAGGCAAGCTGAGCGAACGGTACGCCACGCCGGATGATAACCCCTGGTTCAAGCGGGTACAGATTGCGGTCTATATTATTCTGCCGGTGATCGTCACCTTGCCAGGCGCGCCGGATTTAGTGGTGCTTAATATCCTGGGCACCAGCGTGGCTACGTCGCTGGTCCTGCCACCGCTGCTGATTGGGCTGTTTATCATGACCAGCCGTAAATCCTTTATGCTGGCAGGCCAGGCAAACCGTCTCTGGGAGCAGGCGCTGCTGGGGATTATCTCTCTGATTGGTATCTGGTCGACGTTCGAAATTGTGCGCAACTTCTTCCGTCAGGTGCTGCATATTCTCTGA
- a CDS encoding ABC transporter permease, translated as MSQVFTEVSEPSPVFRRLKRLLKGAFSIFCTLLGLAALTFFIGRLLPIDPVVAVIGDNASQEAYNQMFHQLGLDQPLWKQFTDYLWQLAQLDFGTALTTSQPVAQDIARVFPATLELATVAAIIGVGLGIPAGVLSAMYRNSWFDHLIRFIGLLSYSTPHFWLGLMGLLLFYASLGWTGGPGRIDFMYEFDLQPVTGFWLIDSILSGNMAVFRNVFGHIILPASILGLSSLAYISRMVRSFMIEQLSQEYIITARVKGLSWARCVWIHALRNIAVPTLTVVALSWAWLLEGAVLTETVFAWPGFGRYLTNALLAGDMNAVVGCTLLTGAIFVALNLVCDLLYRLFDPRTRQEDQ; from the coding sequence ATGTCGCAAGTCTTCACTGAGGTGTCAGAACCTTCGCCGGTGTTCAGACGGCTGAAACGGCTGCTGAAAGGCGCATTCTCCATCTTTTGCACGCTGCTGGGACTGGCGGCACTGACCTTCTTTATTGGCCGTTTGTTGCCGATCGACCCCGTGGTGGCGGTTATCGGCGACAATGCCAGTCAGGAAGCTTACAACCAGATGTTCCATCAACTGGGGCTGGACCAGCCGCTGTGGAAACAGTTTACCGACTATCTGTGGCAGCTGGCGCAGCTGGATTTTGGCACCGCGCTGACCACCAGCCAGCCGGTGGCGCAGGATATCGCCCGCGTCTTTCCGGCTACGCTGGAGCTGGCGACGGTTGCGGCTATTATCGGCGTGGGGCTGGGGATCCCGGCGGGCGTGCTCTCCGCTATGTACCGCAACTCCTGGTTTGACCATCTGATCCGCTTTATTGGCCTGCTCAGCTACTCCACGCCGCACTTCTGGCTGGGGCTGATGGGGCTGCTGCTGTTCTACGCCTCGCTGGGCTGGACTGGCGGGCCGGGGCGCATCGATTTCATGTATGAATTCGACCTGCAACCGGTGACCGGCTTCTGGCTGATCGACAGCATCCTGAGCGGCAACATGGCGGTCTTCAGAAACGTCTTTGGCCATATCATCCTGCCCGCCTCCATTCTGGGGCTCAGCTCGCTGGCCTATATCAGCCGCATGGTGCGCAGCTTTATGATCGAACAGCTGTCGCAGGAGTACATCATTACCGCCCGCGTCAAAGGCCTCTCCTGGGCGCGCTGCGTGTGGATCCATGCGCTACGGAATATCGCCGTTCCTACGCTGACCGTGGTCGCGCTCTCCTGGGCCTGGCTGCTGGAGGGCGCCGTGCTGACGGAAACGGTGTTCGCCTGGCCGGGATTTGGCCGCTACCTCACCAATGCGCTGCTGGCAGGAGATATGAATGCCGTTGTCGGCTGCACCTTGCTGACCGGGGCGATTTTTGTGGCGCTTAACCTGGTTTGCGACCTGCTTTATCGCCTGTTCGATCCACGTACACGTCAGGAGGATCAATGA
- a CDS encoding M20 family metallopeptidase translates to MQNKELVWKLVDEHRTEFCELSDRVWGMPEICYTEYRSVAEHTAMLKQQGFRVTENVADIPTAVMGEAGEGGPVIAILGEYDALPGLSQQSGVAYYSPLPGNGQGHGCGHNLLGSAAMLAATALKEWLAESGLPGRVRYYGCPAEEGGAAKSFMARAGAFDGVDVAITWHPSGHHEVAKALSLANTRMDFFFTGRSSHAAASPHLGRSALDGVELMNVGVQFLREHVPQDSRIHYAMLDSGGIAPNVVQAKAAVRYAIRSRDVQGMFDLNERVKRVAQGAAMMTDTQVEISIMSAVSNLLGNRPLEEAMQRNFEALGTVQFDEADLAFAAEIQATLSAEEIASDYRKAGVKPTDPKPLSDFIIPLDTHGETMIGSTDVGDVSWVIPTVQAHVPTMALGTPGHSWQLTAQGKMPAAHKGLTHVAKIMAATAIDVLTDKVLLAQVKKAHFEQTSETPYHCPIPAEVKPPVQPRPETL, encoded by the coding sequence ATGCAAAACAAAGAGTTAGTCTGGAAGTTAGTGGATGAACACCGTACCGAATTCTGCGAACTGAGCGATCGCGTCTGGGGCATGCCTGAGATTTGCTATACCGAATACCGGTCGGTGGCGGAACATACCGCCATGCTGAAACAGCAGGGCTTCCGCGTCACGGAAAACGTGGCCGACATTCCCACGGCAGTGATGGGTGAAGCGGGAGAAGGCGGCCCAGTCATTGCCATTCTGGGTGAATATGATGCGCTGCCGGGGCTGAGCCAGCAATCGGGCGTGGCCTATTACTCGCCATTGCCGGGCAACGGTCAGGGCCACGGCTGTGGTCATAATCTGCTGGGTTCTGCGGCGATGCTGGCAGCAACGGCGCTGAAAGAGTGGCTGGCAGAGAGCGGCCTGCCGGGGCGCGTGCGCTATTATGGCTGCCCGGCGGAAGAAGGCGGCGCGGCGAAATCATTTATGGCGCGGGCAGGCGCCTTTGATGGCGTTGACGTAGCGATCACCTGGCACCCCAGTGGGCATCATGAGGTGGCTAAAGCGCTGTCGCTGGCGAACACCCGGATGGACTTCTTCTTTACCGGCCGATCTTCGCATGCGGCCGCCTCTCCTCATCTGGGCCGCAGCGCGCTGGACGGCGTTGAGCTGATGAACGTGGGCGTCCAGTTCCTGCGTGAGCATGTGCCGCAGGATTCGCGTATTCACTATGCGATGCTGGATTCAGGCGGCATTGCGCCGAACGTCGTGCAGGCTAAAGCGGCGGTACGCTACGCCATCCGCTCCCGTGATGTGCAGGGCATGTTCGATCTGAACGAACGCGTGAAGCGTGTCGCCCAGGGTGCCGCGATGATGACCGATACCCAGGTCGAGATCAGCATAATGAGCGCCGTCTCTAACCTGCTGGGCAACCGTCCGCTGGAAGAGGCGATGCAGCGTAATTTTGAAGCGCTGGGAACCGTGCAATTTGACGAAGCAGATCTGGCGTTTGCCGCCGAGATCCAGGCCACCCTCAGCGCAGAAGAGATCGCCAGCGATTACCGCAAAGCCGGGGTTAAACCCACCGATCCAAAACCGCTCAGCGACTTCATCATTCCTCTGGATACCCATGGCGAAACCATGATCGGCTCTACTGACGTTGGCGACGTAAGCTGGGTGATCCCAACCGTTCAGGCGCATGTGCCTACCATGGCGCTGGGCACGCCGGGCCACTCGTGGCAGTTAACAGCGCAGGGCAAGATGCCTGCTGCGCATAAGGGCCTGACCCACGTGGCCAAAATTATGGCCGCCACGGCCATTGACGTGCTGACCGACAAGGTGCTGCTGGCGCAGGTGAAAAAAGCCCATTTTGAGCAGACCAGCGAAACCCCCTATCACTGTCCTATTCCTGCAGAGGTGAAGCCGCCGGTTCAGCCGCGTCCCGAAACCCTGTAA
- a CDS encoding MFS transporter yields the protein MKTQAGNTRIRWWIAGLMWLAIAINYIDRTVLSAAAPHLIDELSLDPEMMGFIMAAFFWSYSLLQIPAGWFADRFGQKKGLGLAVAWWSIATSMMGLATGFKSLLALRLALGVGEAAAYPSNAGITARWFPDKERATVSGLFDSASKFGGAVAMPLIVWMIYMFDWRLTFLIIGAVGLFWVIAWYFIYSENPEEHKSISQQEVRLIRDGQVRKHGDKGVRPMKWYKLLRYRNIWAMCIGFFTINYTSYFFITWLPTYLVKEKGMDFIKMGMIAALPLLCGMVIEVIAGWASDRIVHKKILSLTATRKLFLTIGLLMALCIGFAPFTDSVFMTVLLLCIAKSGTTVAASQVWALPGDVAPQNSVSIVAGLQNTVSNMGGAIGPIVTGAIVAATGSFTWALVFSAALVVIGILNYLFLLGKVEPIVDHEQVHKHQAVTSGV from the coding sequence ATGAAAACTCAAGCAGGTAACACCCGTATCCGCTGGTGGATCGCAGGCCTGATGTGGCTGGCGATCGCCATTAACTATATCGACCGTACCGTGCTCTCCGCCGCTGCGCCTCATCTGATTGATGAACTCAGCCTGGATCCGGAGATGATGGGCTTTATCATGGCCGCGTTTTTCTGGTCCTACTCGCTGCTGCAAATTCCGGCAGGCTGGTTTGCTGACCGCTTCGGCCAGAAGAAAGGTCTCGGCCTGGCCGTAGCCTGGTGGTCCATCGCTACCTCGATGATGGGCCTGGCCACCGGCTTCAAATCGCTGCTGGCGCTGCGTCTGGCGCTGGGCGTTGGCGAAGCGGCGGCCTATCCGAGCAATGCCGGGATCACCGCGCGCTGGTTCCCGGACAAAGAGCGGGCAACCGTCTCCGGCCTGTTTGACAGCGCCTCTAAGTTTGGCGGTGCCGTGGCTATGCCGCTGATCGTCTGGATGATCTACATGTTTGACTGGCGTCTGACCTTCCTGATTATTGGTGCGGTCGGGCTGTTCTGGGTTATTGCCTGGTACTTTATCTACTCTGAGAACCCGGAAGAGCACAAGAGCATCAGCCAGCAGGAGGTGCGGCTGATCCGCGACGGTCAGGTACGCAAGCATGGCGACAAAGGCGTCCGGCCCATGAAGTGGTACAAGCTGCTGCGCTACCGCAATATCTGGGCGATGTGTATTGGCTTCTTTACCATCAACTACACCTCCTACTTCTTTATCACCTGGTTACCAACCTATCTGGTGAAAGAGAAAGGCATGGACTTCATTAAGATGGGGATGATCGCCGCGCTGCCGTTACTGTGTGGCATGGTGATTGAGGTGATTGCTGGCTGGGCATCTGACCGTATCGTGCATAAAAAGATCCTGTCGCTGACGGCTACCCGTAAGCTGTTCCTGACCATTGGTCTGCTGATGGCGCTCTGCATCGGTTTCGCGCCGTTTACCGACTCTGTCTTTATGACCGTGCTGCTGCTCTGTATTGCCAAGTCCGGCACTACCGTTGCCGCCTCTCAGGTCTGGGCACTGCCAGGCGACGTGGCGCCGCAGAACAGCGTCTCTATCGTCGCCGGTCTGCAAAATACCGTTTCCAATATGGGCGGCGCTATTGGCCCTATCGTCACCGGAGCTATCGTTGCCGCCACCGGCTCCTTCACCTGGGCGCTGGTCTTCTCCGCCGCGCTGGTGGTGATCGGCATCCTTAACTATCTGTTCCTGCTGGGCAAAGTCGAACCTATCGTGGACCACGAGCAGGTTCATAAACATCAGGCGGTGACCAGCGGAGTCTGA